From Mucilaginibacter rubeus, a single genomic window includes:
- the pnp gene encoding polyribonucleotide nucleotidyltransferase, protein MSLNVIKKVIDLGDGRTIEIETGKLAKQADGSVVVKMGDTMLLATVVSSPEAKEGVDFLPLSVDYQEKYAATGRIPGGFLRREARLSDYEVLISRLVDRALRPLFPEDYHADTQVMISLISADKDIMPDALAGLAASAALSVSNIPFNGPISEVRVAKIDGQLVINPTLSQLEHATLEFIVAGSEHDINMVEGESKEIQEAELVEAIKFAHAAIKIQCLAQKELTIEVGKTEKRVYSHEHSNEDLKKAIYAATYDQVYAIASAASAKEERGAKFKEVRDAYIETLGEIDDITKGLAKKYYHDVEYDAIRNLVLDEGKRLDGRTTTQIRPIWSEVGYLPSAHGSAVFTRGETQSLTSVTLGAKDDEQMIDGAFINGYQKFMLHYNFPGFSTGEVRPNRGAGRREIGHGNLAQRSLKQVLPSEDENPYTIRIVSDILESNGSSSMATVCAGTLALMDAGVKIKEPVSGIAMGLITNEMGTKYAILSDILGDEDHLGDMDFKVTGTKNGIVAVQMDLKINGLSYEVLTNALNQAKDGRLHILGEMAKTITEARADYKPHAPRIVTIKIDKEFIGAVIGPGGKIIQEMQRETGATISIEEKDNQGIVQIFADNKASIDAALGRIRAIASKPEVGEIYEGKVKSIMPFGAFVEIMPGKDGLLHISEIDHRRIETMDGIFQIGDEVRVKLLDVDKQGKLKLSRKVLLPKPEPKQSN, encoded by the coding sequence ATGAGTTTAAACGTAATTAAAAAAGTTATTGATCTGGGCGACGGACGCACCATTGAGATCGAGACAGGTAAGCTGGCCAAACAAGCGGATGGTTCGGTAGTAGTAAAAATGGGTGATACCATGTTACTGGCTACTGTAGTATCATCGCCTGAAGCTAAAGAAGGTGTTGACTTCTTGCCATTATCTGTTGACTACCAGGAAAAATACGCTGCAACAGGCCGTATCCCGGGTGGTTTTTTACGCCGCGAGGCCCGTTTATCAGACTATGAGGTTTTGATCTCTCGTTTGGTTGACCGTGCTTTGCGTCCATTATTCCCTGAAGATTATCACGCAGATACACAAGTGATGATTTCATTAATATCTGCCGATAAAGATATTATGCCTGATGCTTTAGCCGGTTTGGCAGCTTCTGCAGCTTTATCTGTATCTAACATCCCTTTTAACGGCCCTATATCTGAAGTTCGTGTTGCCAAAATTGATGGTCAGTTAGTAATTAACCCTACTTTAAGCCAGCTTGAGCATGCCACTTTAGAATTTATTGTTGCAGGCAGCGAGCATGATATCAACATGGTTGAGGGCGAATCAAAAGAAATTCAGGAAGCTGAATTGGTTGAGGCTATCAAATTTGCACATGCTGCTATCAAAATTCAGTGTTTAGCTCAAAAAGAACTAACCATTGAAGTTGGTAAAACCGAAAAACGCGTTTACAGCCATGAGCACAGCAATGAAGATTTGAAAAAAGCTATCTACGCTGCTACTTATGATCAGGTTTACGCTATTGCTTCTGCAGCTTCGGCAAAAGAAGAGCGTGGCGCTAAATTTAAAGAAGTACGTGATGCTTACATCGAAACCTTAGGCGAGATTGATGATATCACTAAAGGCCTTGCTAAAAAATATTACCACGATGTAGAGTATGATGCTATCCGTAACCTTGTATTAGATGAAGGTAAACGTTTAGACGGTCGTACTACTACCCAGATCCGCCCGATATGGAGCGAAGTTGGTTATTTACCATCTGCTCACGGTTCGGCCGTATTTACCCGTGGCGAAACCCAATCATTAACTTCTGTTACCTTAGGTGCTAAGGATGATGAGCAAATGATTGATGGTGCTTTCATTAACGGCTACCAGAAATTTATGCTGCACTACAACTTCCCAGGTTTTTCAACTGGCGAGGTTAGGCCTAACAGGGGTGCTGGTCGCCGTGAAATTGGTCACGGTAACCTGGCTCAGCGTTCATTGAAACAAGTATTGCCTTCTGAAGATGAAAACCCGTACACTATCCGTATAGTTTCTGATATTTTGGAATCAAACGGCTCGTCATCAATGGCTACAGTTTGTGCCGGTACATTAGCGCTGATGGATGCAGGTGTTAAAATTAAAGAGCCGGTATCGGGTATTGCGATGGGCTTGATCACTAACGAAATGGGTACCAAATATGCTATCCTTTCTGATATTCTTGGTGACGAAGACCACTTAGGTGACATGGACTTTAAAGTAACCGGTACTAAAAACGGTATCGTTGCTGTTCAGATGGACTTGAAAATTAACGGTCTTTCATACGAAGTTTTAACCAATGCGTTAAACCAGGCTAAAGACGGTCGTTTACACATCCTTGGCGAAATGGCTAAAACCATTACCGAAGCACGTGCCGACTACAAACCACACGCTCCGCGTATTGTTACCATCAAAATTGATAAAGAATTTATTGGTGCCGTTATCGGGCCCGGTGGTAAAATCATCCAGGAAATGCAGCGTGAAACAGGCGCTACCATTTCTATCGAGGAAAAAGACAACCAGGGTATTGTTCAGATCTTTGCCGATAACAAGGCTTCTATCGATGCTGCTTTGGGCCGTATCCGTGCTATCGCTTCAAAACCTGAGGTAGGCGAAATTTACGAAGGTAAAGTAAAATCGATCATGCCTTTCGGCGCGTTTGTTGAGATCATGCCTGGTAAAGATGGTTTGCTTCACATTTCTGAAATTGATCACCGCCGTATTGAAACTATGGACGGTATCTTCCAGATAGGTGATGAGGTAAGGGTAAAACTACTTGACGTAGATAAGCAAGGTAAACTGAAGCTATCGCGTAAGGTATTATTGCCTAAACCGGAGCCAAAACAAAGTAACTAA
- a CDS encoding efflux RND transporter permease subunit, translated as MFQKFIERPVLSTVISILLVIVGVLGLTKLPLERFPNIAPPSVLVSAVYPGANAETILRSVTPSLEEAINGVENMTYMTSTASNDGTLGITVYFKQGTNPDQAAVNVQNRVSQASSQLPAEVLQYGITTTKQQNSFIGAMAIYSEDPKKYDQTFVANYAQINIVPEIKRIPGVGSASIFGGIKDYSMRVWLNPTQMAAYNVTPAEVTAAIQDKNLEAAPGKFGERSNEAFEYVIKYKGKLTKPEEYQNIAIRANADGSVLRLKDVARVELGAYSYNSVSNLNGHDGIIVGIIQLSGSNANEIQIAIDNLMVKLSKDFPVGIKYNQFYRTKTDLDESINQVEHTLVEAFILVFIVVFVFLQDFRSTLIPAIAVPVAIIGTFFFMNLFGFSVNLLTLFALVLAIGIVVDDAIVVVEAVHAKMEHNPSLTPKAATTEAMHEITGAIISITLVMAAVFLPVSFMTGSTGIFYRQFALTMAISIIISAVNALTLSPALAALFLKNKHSENGHEAPKKSFVEKFYAGFNGGFNYMTNRYVGGLKVLIRNKWISMAGLALVVVATVYMINKTKTGFIPTEDQGFVAIAVNTPSGTSLSGTNKVFKQAEDQLKTLPSARFVTALSGFNFLTQSSSPSAGVIFLLLKPTEERGEVKNIDAIQNIVRGKLGGIPGGTFFVFSFPTVPGFSNVEALDVMLQDKTNGRLDKFSGVANNFIMKLMQKPAVAFAFTSYKADYPQLQLEVDDEKANQLGVSVKDILSTMQAYFGTAQASDFNRFGKYYRVVVQADIADRTDPSTIDRVFVKNKSGQNVPINTLVKLTRVYGSETASRYNLFNSIEINAIPKPGYSSGDAIKAIEETAKEQLPQGFAYEFTGQTREEIASGGQSTVIFLLCLVFVYFLLSAQYESYILPLAVILSIPTGLFGVFIVLGLTGIENNIYVQVALIMLIGLLAKNAILIVEFAVQRRKAGHGLVQSAIEAAQLRIRPIIMTSMAFVFGLFPMSIATGPSAQGNHSISIGAAGGMVSGVLLGLFIIPVLYVIFQGLQERISGKPKPLAANAGDHGKDVAVFENEYSA; from the coding sequence ATGTTTCAGAAATTTATAGAAAGACCGGTACTCTCAACTGTTATCTCCATTTTGCTGGTGATAGTGGGTGTACTTGGTTTAACAAAACTGCCCTTAGAGCGGTTTCCTAATATTGCCCCTCCGTCGGTATTGGTATCTGCGGTATATCCGGGCGCCAACGCCGAAACTATCCTCCGTTCCGTTACGCCTTCGTTAGAAGAAGCGATCAACGGTGTGGAAAATATGACCTATATGACGTCTACCGCCAGTAATGACGGTACATTAGGTATCACTGTTTACTTTAAACAAGGCACGAACCCCGATCAGGCAGCGGTAAACGTTCAAAACCGTGTTTCTCAGGCTTCAAGCCAGTTACCAGCCGAGGTTTTGCAGTACGGTATTACAACTACCAAGCAGCAAAACAGCTTTATTGGTGCTATGGCAATCTACTCAGAGGATCCAAAAAAATACGATCAAACCTTTGTAGCCAACTATGCGCAGATCAATATCGTTCCGGAAATTAAACGTATTCCGGGTGTAGGTTCTGCCAGTATTTTTGGTGGTATTAAAGATTATTCAATGCGTGTTTGGTTAAATCCTACCCAAATGGCAGCATACAATGTTACTCCAGCCGAAGTAACCGCCGCTATCCAGGATAAAAACCTTGAAGCAGCACCAGGTAAATTTGGTGAGCGCAGCAACGAGGCATTTGAGTATGTAATTAAATACAAAGGTAAACTTACCAAACCGGAGGAATATCAGAACATAGCCATTCGCGCTAATGCAGATGGTTCTGTGTTGCGTTTGAAAGACGTAGCCCGTGTTGAACTGGGTGCTTATTCATATAATAGCGTAAGTAACCTGAACGGCCATGATGGTATTATCGTTGGTATTATACAATTATCAGGTTCAAACGCCAACGAAATCCAGATCGCCATCGATAATCTGATGGTGAAATTATCTAAAGATTTCCCGGTTGGTATCAAATACAACCAGTTCTATCGTACCAAAACTGACCTTGATGAGTCTATTAACCAGGTTGAACATACCTTGGTTGAGGCGTTTATCCTCGTGTTTATTGTGGTATTCGTATTCCTTCAGGATTTCAGATCAACGTTAATCCCGGCTATAGCTGTTCCGGTTGCTATTATCGGTACATTCTTCTTCATGAACCTGTTTGGTTTCTCCGTTAACTTGTTAACACTGTTTGCATTGGTTCTCGCCATCGGTATTGTGGTGGATGACGCGATTGTGGTGGTGGAGGCGGTGCACGCCAAAATGGAGCACAACCCAAGCCTTACACCTAAAGCCGCAACTACGGAGGCCATGCACGAGATTACCGGTGCAATTATATCTATTACCTTAGTTATGGCGGCGGTATTTTTACCGGTGAGTTTCATGACTGGTTCAACGGGTATCTTCTATCGCCAGTTTGCGTTAACCATGGCTATATCAATTATCATATCGGCCGTTAACGCTTTAACTTTAAGTCCGGCTTTGGCTGCGTTATTCTTAAAGAATAAACATAGCGAAAATGGTCACGAGGCTCCTAAGAAAAGCTTTGTAGAGAAATTCTACGCAGGCTTTAATGGTGGTTTCAATTATATGACCAACAGGTATGTTGGGGGCTTGAAAGTTTTGATCCGTAATAAATGGATAAGCATGGCGGGTCTTGCCTTAGTAGTTGTTGCTACCGTTTATATGATAAACAAAACAAAAACAGGCTTCATTCCTACCGAGGATCAGGGCTTTGTGGCTATAGCTGTTAATACACCATCAGGTACTTCATTAAGTGGTACCAATAAAGTATTTAAGCAAGCAGAAGACCAGCTTAAAACTTTACCATCAGCAAGGTTCGTAACTGCGTTGTCTGGTTTCAACTTCTTAACCCAATCAAGCAGTCCATCAGCAGGTGTTATCTTCCTGTTGTTAAAGCCTACTGAAGAGAGGGGCGAGGTTAAAAATATCGACGCTATTCAGAACATAGTAAGGGGCAAACTGGGTGGAATACCGGGTGGAACCTTCTTCGTGTTCAGTTTCCCTACAGTTCCTGGTTTCAGTAACGTGGAAGCGCTTGACGTAATGCTGCAGGATAAAACAAACGGCAGGCTGGATAAATTCAGCGGTGTTGCCAATAACTTTATCATGAAGTTGATGCAGAAACCGGCGGTTGCTTTCGCCTTTACCTCTTATAAAGCTGATTATCCTCAGTTACAATTAGAGGTTGATGACGAAAAAGCTAACCAGTTAGGTGTAAGTGTTAAAGACATCCTGTCAACCATGCAGGCTTACTTTGGTACTGCCCAGGCATCAGACTTTAACCGCTTCGGTAAGTATTACCGCGTAGTAGTTCAGGCTGATATTGCCGACAGGACCGATCCTTCAACTATCGACCGTGTATTTGTTAAAAACAAATCAGGCCAAAACGTACCTATCAACACCCTGGTTAAATTAACCCGTGTTTATGGTTCAGAAACAGCTTCACGTTATAACCTGTTCAACTCTATCGAGATCAATGCCATCCCTAAACCGGGCTACAGCTCTGGTGATGCCATCAAAGCGATAGAAGAAACAGCTAAAGAGCAATTGCCACAAGGTTTTGCTTATGAGTTCACCGGCCAAACCCGTGAGGAGATTGCTTCAGGTGGTCAGTCAACTGTGATATTCCTGTTGTGTTTGGTGTTCGTATACTTCCTGCTATCAGCACAGTATGAAAGTTATATCCTGCCATTGGCGGTAATACTTTCAATACCTACCGGTTTATTCGGTGTGTTCATTGTGTTAGGCTTAACAGGTATCGAAAATAACATCTATGTACAGGTTGCACTCATCATGCTCATCGGTTTGCTGGCGAAGAACGCCATCCTGATCGTAGAGTTCGCGGTACAGCGGCGAAAGGCAGGACATGGGCTGGTTCAATCAGCTATTGAAGCTGCTCAGCTCCGTATCCGTCCAATCATCATGACTTCAATGGCGTTCGTATTCGGTCTGTTCCCGATGAGTATCGCTACCGGCCCGTCTGCACAGGGTAACCACTCTATCAGTATAGGTGCCGCCGGCGGGATGGTTTCGGGTGTACTATTAGGTTTGTTCATCATACCTGTACTATACGTGATATTCCAGGGCTTACAAGAGCGCATCAGTGGTAAACCAAAACCGCTTGCCGCTAACGCAGGCGACCATGGTAAAGATGTGGCCGTGTTTGAAAACGAATATTCAGCTTAA
- a CDS encoding DinB family protein, translating into MSTNITETNVQPSTELFIKMVVSNWELQNSRLNGLLDKLTDEALATETAPGRNTGVYLLGHLTAVSDGMFTYLGLGERLYPELDATFIKNPENSGLEKPSLAELKQYWAKVNEVLTEKMNAMQPEDWFKPHSAISADDFEKEPHRNRLNILINRTIHQGYHIGQLVYLVKK; encoded by the coding sequence ATGAGCACAAACATTACCGAAACCAACGTACAGCCGTCAACTGAGTTATTTATCAAGATGGTAGTTTCTAACTGGGAACTGCAAAATAGCCGCCTTAACGGTTTGCTTGACAAACTTACCGACGAAGCCCTTGCAACTGAAACAGCTCCCGGTCGTAACACCGGTGTTTACCTGCTTGGCCATCTTACAGCTGTGAGCGACGGAATGTTTACCTACTTAGGTTTAGGCGAAAGGTTGTATCCTGAGCTTGACGCTACTTTTATTAAAAATCCTGAAAACTCTGGTCTTGAAAAACCATCATTAGCTGAACTCAAGCAATATTGGGCTAAAGTTAATGAGGTACTGACGGAGAAAATGAATGCCATGCAACCGGAAGATTGGTTTAAACCGCATAGTGCAATTTCTGCAGATGATTTTGAAAAAGAGCCACACCGTAACAGACTGAATATCCTGATTAATCGTACTATACACCAGGGCTATCATATTGGGCAATTGGTTTACCTGGTAAAAAAATAA
- a CDS encoding efflux RND transporter periplasmic adaptor subunit — translation MKTIKSSYITSPTAYSNPIHSPLLKSSLMKTLILAAVAALTLYGCSSAPQAPTAPPPPALPVATITSGSETTFQEYPASIEGTVNVEIRPQVSGTLDKVFVDEGAFVSAGQPIFKINEQPYRAALNNALASLHAAEAAHVNAQLEVDKLTPLVANKVVSDYQLKTAKAALDVAKANIESAKANVATAQINVGYTLIKAPVSGYIGLLAKKQGSLVAPADVAPLTQLSDVHDVHVYFSLGEKDFVAFKEQYPGANLKDKLKNVPSVSLLLADNTEYAKQGKIDIVDGQFDKNTGAITLRANFANPDGLLRSGNTGKIRLSLSHKDALIVPESATVEMQDKVFVFTVGDSSKVKKQPIDIVGKSGDHYLVKDKEGIKAGDQIVLEGIDKLQEGMVIQPQKQADKVAAVVKH, via the coding sequence ATGAAAACAATCAAATCATCATATATCACAAGCCCAACGGCTTATTCTAACCCTATCCATTCACCACTCTTAAAATCATCACTCATGAAAACACTCATTTTAGCGGCAGTTGCAGCTTTAACATTATATGGATGTTCATCTGCACCGCAGGCTCCAACAGCACCGCCGCCACCGGCATTACCGGTAGCAACTATTACTTCAGGTTCTGAAACTACTTTCCAGGAATATCCAGCTTCAATTGAAGGTACTGTTAACGTAGAGATCAGGCCGCAGGTAAGCGGTACTTTAGATAAAGTATTTGTTGACGAAGGCGCTTTTGTATCTGCAGGTCAGCCAATATTTAAAATTAACGAACAACCATACCGCGCGGCTTTAAATAATGCATTGGCAAGCTTACACGCAGCCGAAGCAGCACATGTTAACGCACAGCTTGAAGTTGATAAATTAACACCGCTTGTTGCAAATAAAGTAGTATCAGATTATCAGTTAAAAACTGCCAAAGCAGCTTTAGATGTAGCAAAAGCCAATATCGAATCGGCCAAAGCTAACGTAGCTACAGCGCAGATCAATGTAGGTTACACTTTAATCAAAGCTCCTGTGAGCGGCTATATCGGTCTGCTTGCTAAAAAGCAAGGTAGCCTTGTTGCTCCCGCAGATGTCGCTCCACTAACTCAACTATCAGATGTTCATGACGTACACGTTTACTTTTCTCTTGGCGAAAAAGATTTTGTTGCCTTTAAAGAACAATATCCTGGCGCTAATCTGAAAGATAAATTGAAAAATGTACCATCAGTATCATTGTTGTTGGCTGATAACACAGAATATGCTAAACAAGGTAAAATTGATATCGTAGACGGTCAGTTTGATAAAAATACAGGTGCTATTACACTAAGAGCAAACTTTGCTAACCCTGATGGTTTGTTACGTTCTGGTAATACAGGTAAGATCCGTTTGAGCCTGAGCCACAAAGATGCTTTGATCGTGCCTGAATCGGCAACTGTTGAAATGCAGGACAAAGTATTTGTGTTCACCGTTGGTGATAGCAGCAAAGTTAAAAAACAACCTATCGATATAGTTGGTAAATCGGGCGATCACTACCTGGTTAAAGATAAAGAAGGTATCAAAGCCGGCGACCAGATTGTGTTAGAGGGCATCGATAAACTACAGGAAGGCATGGTTATTCAGCCTCAAAAACAGGCTGATAAAGTAGCCGCTGTAGTTAAACACTAA
- a CDS encoding MFS transporter: MDQLTAAGKSKMRIANSVFFFVSGFGYSSWASRIPSIKHQLNLNEAQLGIVLFAMPVGLMLTMPLTAKMIKHFSSRVMMLIGALAFSLVLCLPGFAAYMWQLIVVLFFIGSTRNILGLSMNSQAVGIQALYDKSIMVTFHGIWSLAGFGGAAVGYLMVLFNVAPSYHLLFVGIAMFILSMIFYPSTYDYQPAETPDKSVFSMPDKHLLKFSLICFASMACENTLYDWSGVYFEKVVHATKSFAEAGFVVYMVTMTIGRFAGDRVVSAIGIKKVLTYSSVLVFAGLLVSVFLPFTLTIYLGYAMIGMGVSCIVPLIFSMAGKSKTMNSSQALAAISTVGYLGFVIVPPIVGFIAQAANLQIAFFVVAAFAAMMIWLVRKIEDEPAVS, encoded by the coding sequence ATGGATCAGCTAACGGCTGCGGGCAAATCAAAAATGCGGATTGCCAACAGTGTATTCTTCTTCGTTTCGGGCTTCGGTTATTCTTCATGGGCCTCACGTATTCCATCCATAAAACATCAGCTTAATTTAAATGAAGCCCAGTTAGGTATTGTATTATTTGCTATGCCTGTTGGCCTGATGCTTACGATGCCACTTACAGCTAAAATGATCAAACATTTCAGCAGTCGGGTAATGATGCTGATAGGGGCGCTGGCTTTTAGTTTGGTGTTATGCCTGCCGGGTTTCGCGGCTTATATGTGGCAGCTGATCGTTGTATTATTCTTTATCGGTTCTACACGTAATATATTGGGCTTATCCATGAATTCGCAAGCCGTGGGGATCCAGGCTTTGTATGATAAATCAATCATGGTGACATTTCATGGTATCTGGAGCCTGGCTGGTTTTGGTGGTGCTGCAGTGGGTTACTTGATGGTGTTATTTAATGTAGCGCCTTCGTATCATTTATTGTTTGTGGGGATTGCAATGTTTATCCTTTCAATGATATTTTATCCCTCAACTTACGATTACCAGCCGGCGGAAACTCCGGACAAATCTGTATTCTCGATGCCCGATAAGCACCTGCTTAAATTCTCATTGATCTGCTTCGCTTCTATGGCCTGCGAAAATACTTTGTATGACTGGAGCGGCGTTTATTTTGAAAAGGTGGTACATGCCACCAAATCGTTTGCCGAGGCCGGTTTTGTAGTTTACATGGTAACCATGACGATTGGCCGTTTTGCAGGCGATAGGGTAGTTTCTGCCATCGGCATCAAAAAGGTTTTAACTTACAGTAGTGTGTTGGTATTCGCCGGTTTACTGGTATCGGTTTTTTTGCCGTTTACACTAACCATTTATCTGGGGTACGCCATGATAGGCATGGGGGTATCCTGTATAGTACCGCTGATATTTAGCATGGCCGGCAAGTCAAAAACAATGAACAGCAGCCAGGCATTGGCAGCTATATCAACTGTTGGCTATCTCGGCTTTGTTATAGTGCCGCCTATAGTAGGTTTTATAGCCCAGGCGGCCAATTTGCAAATAGCTTTCTTTGTTGTCGCCGCCTTTGCTGCCATGATGATATGGTTGGTACGAAAAATTGAAGACGAGCCCGCGGTATCATAG
- a CDS encoding putative sensor domain DACNV-containing protein, producing MKDTTKTLSSGPTYKAAGKVATIIERHFRHFHAKALADNNEIDLAPTPSCTTIESLIDISFWASLRREEGFSPKFTLAFLPPEAAGQPLLFGGKIKLAPNILTKFASAVQQPGIHLGIWIEDDELYIWGTTLAIPAYCFVLEVIEPGLLVIKHRRIEGFGKFVNIAILKGDDIKVVDEHGSSISDCPNVLSAMLDFTLPSLWNDPVNVLVQLATSMQAHKRGGILLVVPSESEEWRKSIITPISYPVDPPFSGLTDLMIHEGIDRYHTSWQEKMRRAVDTIGGLTSIDGATLINDKHELLAFGAKIGRSEESSPIEEIVVTEPIVGCSTRVIHPAQNGGTRHLAAAQFVFDQKNAIALVASQDGRFTVFAWSPVVGMVHAHQIDILLL from the coding sequence ATGAAAGACACCACCAAAACTTTGAGTTCAGGACCTACATATAAAGCAGCCGGTAAAGTGGCAACCATTATCGAAAGGCATTTCAGGCATTTTCATGCCAAAGCGCTTGCCGATAACAACGAGATAGACCTCGCGCCTACTCCGAGCTGCACCACCATCGAATCACTTATTGATATCTCATTTTGGGCAAGCTTACGCCGGGAAGAGGGCTTTTCACCAAAATTCACCCTGGCTTTTTTACCGCCCGAAGCAGCCGGTCAGCCATTGTTGTTTGGTGGCAAAATTAAACTTGCGCCTAATATCCTTACCAAATTTGCTTCGGCAGTACAACAGCCGGGCATCCATTTAGGCATCTGGATAGAAGATGATGAACTATATATTTGGGGAACCACCCTGGCTATTCCGGCTTACTGTTTTGTGCTGGAAGTAATTGAGCCAGGACTACTGGTGATCAAACATCGCCGTATAGAAGGCTTTGGTAAGTTTGTAAACATAGCCATATTAAAAGGCGACGATATTAAAGTAGTTGACGAGCATGGCTCCAGCATTTCTGATTGCCCCAATGTACTTTCGGCCATGCTTGATTTTACTTTGCCATCCCTGTGGAATGATCCGGTGAACGTATTAGTTCAGCTGGCTACCTCCATGCAGGCCCACAAACGTGGCGGCATCTTATTAGTTGTCCCTTCCGAAAGCGAAGAATGGCGCAAATCCATTATTACACCGATCTCCTACCCTGTTGATCCTCCGTTTTCGGGGCTTACAGATCTGATGATTCACGAAGGTATCGACCGTTACCATACCTCATGGCAGGAAAAAATGCGCCGTGCGGTTGATACCATAGGCGGATTAACTTCGATAGACGGCGCTACCCTTATAAATGATAAACACGAGCTGCTGGCTTTCGGTGCCAAAATAGGCCGCTCGGAAGAAAGTTCACCTATTGAAGAGATTGTAGTTACCGAACCAATAGTAGGCTGCTCAACCCGGGTAATCCATCCGGCTCAAAATGGCGGTACAAGGCATTTAGCCGCAGCACAATTTGTTTTTGATCAAAAGAATGCCATAGCTTTAGTAGCTTCGCAAGATGGCCGCTTTACGGTATTTGCATGGTCGCCGGTTGTGGGCATGGTGCATGCACATCAGATTGATATATTGTTGCTGTAG
- a CDS encoding TetR/AcrR family transcriptional regulator, translating to MASKERIQRLKEETRVNILDAALHIVKHEGWQALSMRKIADVIEYTAPIIYEYFANKDAILMELTRKGYVILAKDMEKAKEHYPMPEDQLEAMWLAYWNFAFENKELYQVMFGVQMNCCCEVVRAMPEAQRFTTMVSEAIMQLMNIKDINDEMICTKYYTFWSVVHGLVSINLLSRGFSDEVNRQVLKDTISGIIRSMKDQVFS from the coding sequence ATGGCAAGTAAAGAACGAATACAGCGCTTAAAAGAAGAAACCCGGGTAAACATCCTGGACGCCGCGCTCCACATAGTTAAGCATGAAGGCTGGCAGGCTTTAAGCATGCGTAAGATTGCCGATGTAATCGAATACACCGCGCCCATTATATATGAATACTTCGCAAACAAGGATGCCATATTAATGGAACTTACCCGCAAAGGTTATGTAATATTGGCTAAGGACATGGAAAAAGCAAAAGAGCACTATCCAATGCCCGAAGATCAGCTTGAAGCTATGTGGCTTGCATACTGGAATTTTGCTTTTGAAAATAAGGAGCTTTACCAGGTTATGTTTGGCGTACAGATGAATTGCTGCTGCGAGGTAGTAAGAGCAATGCCAGAAGCCCAGCGTTTCACCACCATGGTTAGCGAAGCAATTATGCAGCTAATGAATATAAAGGATATCAACGACGAAATGATTTGTACAAAATATTACACCTTTTGGTCGGTTGTACACGGGCTGGTATCCATCAATTTACTAAGCAGAGGTTTCTCTGACGAAGTTAACCGCCAGGTTTTGAAAGATACCATCAGCGGTATTATCAGGTCGATGAAAGATCAGGTTTTTTCATGA